In a single window of the Acyrthosiphon pisum isolate AL4f chromosome X, pea_aphid_22Mar2018_4r6ur, whole genome shotgun sequence genome:
- the LOC107884888 gene encoding uncharacterized protein LOC107884888, which yields MCSSYIIFQLKELDHVRFHMRTHRNIKEPENSILNLTVATALTPVPQQKKQLYRFEIFSKCFDSQINWLDHIQKHNNQPTAPVKKLQIVLRKNLMKTIRMWKKNGRLGHVSCNP from the exons atgtgtagctcttatattatattccaattgAAAGAGCTTGACCATGTTCG attccaCATGCGTACTCATAGGAACATAAAGGAGCCAGAAAATTCTATTCTTAATTTAACAGTGGCTACAGCATTAACTCCA gtaccgCAACAGAAGAAACAACTTTAcagatttgaaatattttctaaatgctTTGATAGTCAAATTAATTGGCTTGATCACattcaaaaacacaataatcaGCCTACTGCTCCTGTCAAGAAACTCCAGATAGTGTTGAGAAAGAATTTGATGAAGACAATACGAATGTGGAAAAAAAATGGGAGACTTGGACATGTTAGTTGCAATCCATAA